Proteins from a genomic interval of Nitrospira sp.:
- the purS gene encoding phosphoribosylformylglycinamidine synthase subunit PurS, with translation MKAKIHVTLKQGILDPQGKAIEHALDSLGFKNAANVRVGKYMEVDVQETDKAKADAQVKQMCEKLLANTIIEEYRYELQ, from the coding sequence ATGAAAGCGAAGATTCATGTGACGTTGAAGCAGGGGATTCTGGATCCGCAGGGGAAGGCGATCGAGCATGCGCTGGACTCGCTCGGGTTCAAGAATGCGGCGAATGTGCGGGTGGGCAAGTATATGGAAGTGGACGTACAGGAAACGGACAAGGCCAAAGCCGACGCGCAGGTGAAGCAGATGTGCGAAAAGCTGCTGGCCAACACCATCATCGAAGAATATCGGTATGAGTTGCAGTGA
- the purQ gene encoding phosphoribosylformylglycinamidine synthase subunit PurQ, with translation MNVGVIVFPGSNCDHDCQHVFQDVLGQSVRMIWHKETSLAGIDAVILPGGFSYGDYLRTGAIARFSPVMGAVKAFAKDGGAVIGICNGFQILLEAGLLPGAMLRNKSLHFICKDVHVKVENAATAFTEACESGQVLKIPVAHADGNYYTDPVTLAAMQANAQIVLRYCTPEGKVTPEANPNGSLDNIAGIINPEGNVLGMMPHPERCAEEILGNQDGKLIFQSLLKAMKIKV, from the coding sequence ATGAATGTAGGTGTTATTGTATTCCCTGGTTCAAATTGCGATCACGATTGCCAGCACGTGTTTCAGGATGTGCTGGGGCAATCGGTGCGGATGATCTGGCACAAGGAAACGTCGCTCGCAGGGATCGATGCGGTGATTCTCCCGGGCGGATTTTCCTATGGCGACTATCTCCGCACCGGCGCGATTGCGAGATTCTCGCCGGTGATGGGCGCCGTGAAGGCGTTCGCCAAGGACGGCGGGGCGGTCATCGGCATCTGCAACGGGTTCCAGATTCTGCTGGAGGCCGGTCTATTGCCCGGGGCGATGCTCCGGAACAAGTCGCTCCACTTTATCTGCAAAGATGTGCATGTGAAGGTGGAGAACGCGGCCACGGCCTTTACGGAGGCCTGCGAGTCTGGGCAGGTGTTGAAGATTCCCGTCGCCCATGCGGACGGCAATTACTATACCGATCCGGTCACGCTGGCGGCGATGCAGGCCAATGCCCAGATCGTCTTGCGCTATTGCACTCCGGAAGGGAAGGTGACGCCGGAGGCGAATCCCAACGGATCGCTCGACAATATCGCCGGCATCATCAATCCCGAGGGCAATGTGCTGGGCATGATGCCGCATCCGGAGCGCTGTGCGGAAGAGATATTGGGGAATCAGGACGGGAAGCTGATATTTCAATCGCTGCTCAAGGCGATGAAGATCAAAGTCTAA
- a CDS encoding nucleotidyltransferase family protein, with amino-acid sequence MTARALKGKVSDIRRIARLHGVSRVRVFGSHAAGRASRSSDLDLLITLQNDRDLLDLVDFKLDLQDLLGCDVDVVTENGLSPYLRKTILRTAKPL; translated from the coding sequence ATGACCGCGCGGGCTTTGAAGGGGAAAGTTTCCGATATCCGTCGGATTGCCCGGTTGCACGGAGTCTCGCGGGTGCGTGTATTTGGCTCCCATGCAGCTGGTCGTGCCAGTCGAAGCAGCGACCTTGACCTGCTAATCACGCTTCAGAATGATCGCGATCTCCTCGATCTTGTCGACTTTAAGCTTGATCTCCAGGATTTACTGGGGTGCGACGTGGATGTGGTGACTGAAAACGGGCTGAGCCCGTATTTGCGGAAAACCATACTGAGGACGGCGAAGCCTCTATGA
- a CDS encoding DUF86 domain-containing protein: MKDVSAHLKHIREAIAKIERYTKGGREEFLEDTMIQDSVIRNLEIIGEAARNLPAELRTAHPQVPWRSVTGMRNVLIHEYFGVDLDIVWKVVAQRLPVLKGQVSVMLTKRKRSKKKA, from the coding sequence ATGAAGGATGTGTCCGCCCATCTGAAACATATCCGCGAAGCGATTGCCAAAATCGAGCGGTACACGAAGGGCGGTCGGGAGGAGTTTCTGGAAGATACGATGATTCAGGATTCGGTCATCCGCAATCTTGAAATCATCGGCGAGGCGGCTCGAAATCTTCCCGCTGAATTACGGACGGCGCATCCGCAAGTTCCCTGGCGAAGCGTGACCGGGATGCGCAATGTGCTGATTCATGAGTATTTCGGCGTTGATCTCGACATTGTCTGGAAAGTGGTCGCACAGCGTCTGCCAGTGTTGAAGGGCCAGGTGTCAGTCATGCTGACAAAGAGGAAACGGTCGAAGAAGAAAGCGTAG
- the purL gene encoding phosphoribosylformylglycinamidine synthase subunit PurL, whose product MITKELIAQHNLTDDEFKKIVEILGREPNLTELGMFSVMWSEHCSYKSSRVHLKKLPTTGPRVIQGPGENAGVVDIGDGLCVVFKMESHNHPSFIEPYQGAATGVGGILRDVFTMGARPIALLDSLRFGGLDTAKNRHIVKGVVAGIAGYGNCMGVPTVGGEVVFNDIYSLNPLVNAFCLGVAQKDKIFLGTAAGVGNPVIYFGSKTGRDGIHGATMASDSFDDQSEKKRPTVQVGDPFQEKLLLEACLELMAGDLLVGIQDMGAAGLTSSSCEMASRAGNGIDLDLTHVPRREPGMTPYELMLSESQERMLMVAKAGKEEECIRICKKWDLDVAVVGKVTGSGILRVLDQGKVVAEIPAKSLADDGPRYERPFSPPGYQDMLTNLNYDALPDVKDANAALLALLESPTIASKRWVYEQYDHMVRTNTMVRPGSDAAVVRIKGTNKAVAMTVDCNSRYCLLNPYEGARLAVAEASRNLACSGAEPIGLTDCLNFGNPERPDIMWQFVMAIEGMKDACEHFKIPIVSGNVSFYNETNGLSIYPTPMLGMVGLIESADQTMTQWFRNEGDDIILLGTTREDLGGSEYLKVQHSREQGSPPYLNLETEQAVQSCVLQLIRSGLVQSAHDCSDGGLAVALAECCMSGPDQTRGAVVRLTPGRQRIDSMLFGESQSRIIVSAQPAQRQAILEQAQRLGVPAAVVGAVGGAALVIYVGDERSTTKTIDLPVATIADRWGLSLERRLSQE is encoded by the coding sequence GTGATTACCAAAGAATTGATCGCGCAGCATAATCTGACGGACGACGAGTTCAAAAAGATCGTCGAGATCCTCGGCCGGGAGCCGAATCTGACGGAGCTTGGGATGTTTTCCGTTATGTGGTCGGAGCATTGCTCCTATAAGTCGTCGCGGGTGCATTTGAAGAAGCTGCCTACGACGGGGCCGCGTGTTATCCAGGGCCCCGGCGAAAACGCCGGCGTGGTGGATATCGGCGACGGTCTCTGCGTCGTGTTCAAGATGGAGTCGCACAACCATCCGTCGTTCATCGAGCCCTATCAGGGCGCGGCGACGGGGGTGGGCGGAATTCTGCGCGATGTGTTTACGATGGGGGCGCGCCCGATTGCCTTGCTGGATTCGTTGCGCTTCGGCGGGTTGGATACGGCAAAGAACCGCCATATTGTGAAAGGTGTCGTGGCGGGGATCGCCGGTTATGGCAATTGCATGGGCGTGCCGACTGTCGGCGGCGAAGTCGTCTTCAACGACATCTATTCGCTCAATCCGCTGGTGAATGCGTTCTGCCTCGGTGTCGCGCAGAAGGACAAGATTTTCCTCGGGACCGCGGCCGGTGTCGGTAATCCGGTGATCTATTTTGGTTCGAAGACGGGGCGTGACGGGATCCATGGCGCGACGATGGCGTCCGATTCCTTCGATGACCAATCGGAAAAGAAGCGGCCGACGGTGCAAGTGGGTGACCCGTTCCAGGAAAAGCTGTTGCTGGAAGCCTGTCTCGAACTGATGGCGGGCGATCTTCTGGTCGGCATTCAGGACATGGGTGCGGCCGGGCTGACGAGTTCGTCTTGCGAAATGGCGTCGCGGGCCGGGAACGGGATCGATCTCGATCTGACCCATGTCCCGCGCCGTGAGCCGGGCATGACGCCCTATGAACTCATGTTGTCCGAGTCGCAAGAGCGCATGTTGATGGTGGCGAAGGCCGGCAAGGAAGAGGAGTGCATCCGGATCTGCAAGAAGTGGGATCTGGATGTGGCGGTGGTCGGGAAGGTCACAGGCAGCGGTATTCTGCGCGTACTCGATCAAGGCAAAGTCGTCGCGGAGATTCCGGCGAAATCGCTGGCCGATGACGGGCCGCGCTATGAACGCCCCTTTTCGCCGCCCGGCTATCAGGACATGCTCACGAATTTGAATTACGACGCGTTGCCCGATGTGAAGGATGCGAATGCGGCTTTGCTGGCGTTGTTGGAGTCCCCGACGATCGCGAGCAAGCGCTGGGTATACGAGCAGTACGACCACATGGTGCGGACGAATACGATGGTGCGGCCCGGCTCGGATGCGGCGGTCGTGCGTATTAAGGGCACGAACAAAGCGGTGGCGATGACGGTGGACTGCAACAGCCGGTACTGTCTGCTCAATCCCTATGAAGGGGCGCGGCTGGCGGTGGCAGAAGCCTCGCGGAATCTCGCCTGTTCCGGCGCGGAGCCGATCGGGCTGACGGACTGCCTGAATTTCGGCAACCCCGAACGCCCCGACATCATGTGGCAGTTCGTGATGGCGATCGAGGGCATGAAGGATGCCTGCGAGCATTTCAAGATTCCGATCGTGAGCGGCAATGTCAGCTTCTACAACGAGACCAACGGCCTCTCGATCTATCCCACGCCGATGCTGGGGATGGTAGGGCTCATCGAATCCGCCGATCAGACGATGACGCAATGGTTCCGGAACGAAGGCGACGATATCATTCTGCTCGGGACGACGCGGGAGGATCTGGGCGGGTCGGAATATCTGAAAGTCCAGCATTCGCGCGAGCAGGGCTCTCCGCCGTATCTGAATCTGGAGACGGAGCAGGCGGTGCAGAGTTGCGTGCTGCAGCTGATTCGTTCCGGGCTCGTTCAGTCCGCCCACGATTGCTCCGATGGAGGACTCGCCGTGGCGCTGGCCGAATGCTGCATGTCCGGGCCGGATCAGACGCGCGGGGCTGTGGTACGATTAACGCCTGGCCGCCAGAGGATCGATTCAATGTTGTTTGGTGAAAGCCAGTCACGGATTATCGTATCGGCACAACCGGCTCAACGGCAGGCGATTCTGGAGCAGGCGCAGCGGTTGGGCGTTCCCGCTGCCGTCGTCGGAGCCGTGGGGGGCGCGGCGCTGGTCATTTACGTTGGAGACGAACGGTCGACGACGAAGACGATTGATCTCCCGGTCGCGACCATTGCCGATCGCTGGGGCCTTTCGCTGGAACGGAGATTGAGCCAGGAATAA
- the purF gene encoding amidophosphoribosyltransferase encodes MHKELPIISPDKFHDECAVFGIFGHEEAANLTYLGLYALQHRGQEASGIVSGDGEQFYIQKGMGLVADIYNKTTLEKLPGRMAIGHNRYSTAGGNDLKNVQPFNVNFAFGNLALAHNGNLINSQVLRNELEAYGAIFQSTSDTEVIIHLIAHSRASTFLARVMDALNQVRGAFSLVLMTDNGLIAVRDPHGLRPLCLGRVRGSWVVASETCAFDLLDAEYIREIEPGELVVLSDQGIDSHRPFPKVDPAMCVFEYVYFARPDSRIYGANAVYSTRKALGRRLAKESWVEADIVIPVPDSGVPAALGYSEGGGIPFETGLIRNHYVGRTFIEPEQSIRHFGVKVKLNAVPEVLMGKRVVVVDDSLVRGTTSRKIVKMLRNAGAKEVHMRISSPPIISPCFYGIDTPTKKELIASNHSTEEIRKYITADSLAYLSLDGMLQSAPGVPSQYCNACFTEQYPIAFTRAEEMQLGLFEPTADPRKLM; translated from the coding sequence ATGCACAAAGAACTTCCGATTATCTCGCCGGACAAGTTTCACGACGAATGTGCCGTGTTCGGCATCTTCGGCCACGAAGAAGCCGCGAATCTGACCTATCTAGGACTCTATGCTTTGCAACATCGTGGACAGGAAGCCTCGGGCATCGTGTCCGGCGACGGCGAACAGTTTTACATCCAGAAGGGGATGGGGCTGGTCGCGGATATCTACAATAAGACGACGCTGGAGAAGCTGCCGGGACGGATGGCCATCGGCCACAATCGGTATTCCACGGCCGGCGGAAACGATCTCAAAAACGTCCAGCCCTTCAACGTCAATTTCGCCTTCGGGAATCTGGCCCTGGCGCACAACGGCAATCTGATCAACTCCCAGGTCTTGCGCAACGAACTCGAAGCCTACGGTGCGATCTTTCAATCCACGTCCGATACCGAAGTCATCATCCATCTGATCGCCCATTCCCGGGCCAGCACGTTCCTGGCGCGCGTCATGGACGCGTTGAATCAGGTGCGGGGCGCGTTCTCGCTGGTCTTGATGACGGATAACGGGTTGATTGCGGTGCGCGATCCCCATGGCCTGCGTCCGCTGTGCTTGGGGCGTGTGCGGGGGAGTTGGGTGGTGGCGTCGGAGACCTGCGCGTTCGATCTCTTGGATGCCGAATACATTCGCGAGATCGAGCCCGGCGAGCTCGTGGTGTTGAGCGATCAAGGGATCGACAGTCACCGGCCGTTTCCTAAAGTCGATCCGGCGATGTGTGTATTCGAGTATGTCTATTTCGCCAGGCCGGATAGCCGAATTTATGGTGCGAATGCGGTCTATTCGACGCGGAAGGCATTAGGTCGTCGATTGGCCAAGGAATCTTGGGTGGAAGCGGACATCGTGATTCCCGTGCCGGATTCCGGCGTGCCGGCCGCGCTCGGTTATAGCGAAGGCGGGGGGATCCCCTTCGAGACGGGGTTGATTCGTAATCACTATGTCGGCCGGACCTTTATCGAACCGGAACAATCCATCCGCCACTTCGGCGTCAAAGTGAAGTTGAACGCGGTTCCTGAGGTACTGATGGGCAAACGGGTGGTGGTGGTCGATGATTCGCTGGTACGCGGGACGACGAGCCGGAAGATCGTCAAGATGTTGCGGAATGCCGGCGCGAAAGAGGTCCATATGCGGATCAGCTCCCCGCCGATCATCTCGCCCTGTTTCTACGGCATCGATACGCCGACTAAAAAGGAACTGATCGCATCGAATCATTCGACCGAAGAAATCCGCAAATACATTACTGCGGATTCGCTGGCCTATCTGAGTTTGGATGGCATGTTGCAATCGGCGCCGGGTGTGCCTTCGCAATATTGTAATGCCTGCTTCACCGAACAGTATCCGATCGCCTTTACCCGTGCAGAAGAGATGCAGCTTGGGCTATTTGAGCCAACGGCCGACCCACGGAAGTTGATGTAG
- a CDS encoding PilZ domain-containing protein, which translates to MHERGRPRIEVNYPVSLSGEGGNGSGTMTNLTITGGEIDSDLHAQIGAHFRVHIHLSGARSPIDIAIATVRWQRDHRFGVEFVRFEGNAKVQLEEMLNQSDASSSSP; encoded by the coding sequence ATGCATGAACGCGGTCGGCCGAGGATCGAAGTGAACTACCCTGTTAGCTTGAGCGGCGAGGGGGGCAACGGAAGCGGGACGATGACGAATCTCACCATTACCGGCGGCGAGATCGATTCAGATCTGCATGCCCAAATCGGTGCCCATTTCCGTGTGCATATTCATCTGTCCGGTGCACGGAGTCCCATCGACATCGCCATCGCAACGGTTCGCTGGCAACGGGATCATCGGTTCGGCGTTGAATTTGTTCGGTTCGAAGGCAATGCCAAAGTTCAACTTGAAGAGATGCTGAATCAGAGCGACGCTTCCTCCTCTTCCCCATAG